One window of the Anaeromyxobacter dehalogenans 2CP-C genome contains the following:
- the feoB gene encoding ferrous iron transport protein B → MTPPPPEAAARHQADLDRKQVVAAARSVILVGNPNVGKSVLFGALTGKYVTVSNYPGTTVEVTRGSATIEGRPWHVMDTPGTNNLLPMSEDEQVTRDILLVERDYVCLQVCDAKNLRRGLLLSAQLAEAGIPFALALNMADEAEGRGIRIDEVALTKALQVDVVRTVAVQRKGLATLQARLASARPSPWRPRYDEAIEDAIARVEPLMPRGGIGPRALAVMALVGDDSLRAYVSGKLSAVELARIDEVRRVLASRYPESLRFVIARQRLAAVDRLHDAVLTKGDGSAASGFARRLGTWSTHPLWGLPILAVVLAVAYLFVGDFGAGTAVDFLENTVFHEYLIPWTDHLVRWIVPAGAVQTFLVGPPGVPPLEHGGFLIGKYGLVSMGLSYGVAIVLPIVTTFFIAFSILEDSGYLPRLAVMVNKVFKRMGLNGKAVLPMVLGLGCDTMATMTARIMETRKERVIVTLLLALAVPCSAQMAVILAMTAGLSAGATAWFVGTLLLVIFLVGWLAAKVLPGRGSDFILELPPLRLPQASNIAVKTSARIEWYLREALPLFVLGTLILWVLDRFHGLAVLERAAAPVVVGMLDLPPEAATAFILGFLRRDYAAAGLFRHFQPYMQAGTMTWNMEIQVVVALVTITLFVPCIANFFMILKERGWKTGLAIMGFIIPFAFGVGAAVNQLMRLVH, encoded by the coding sequence GTGACGCCTCCTCCCCCGGAGGCCGCCGCGCGCCACCAGGCCGACCTCGATCGCAAGCAGGTGGTGGCGGCCGCGCGGTCGGTGATCCTGGTCGGCAACCCCAACGTCGGCAAGAGCGTGCTGTTCGGCGCGCTCACCGGCAAGTACGTCACGGTCTCGAACTACCCGGGCACCACCGTCGAGGTGACCCGCGGCTCGGCCACCATCGAGGGCCGGCCCTGGCACGTGATGGACACGCCGGGGACGAACAACCTGCTCCCGATGTCCGAGGACGAGCAGGTGACGCGCGACATCCTGCTGGTGGAGCGCGACTACGTGTGCCTGCAGGTCTGCGACGCGAAGAACCTGCGGCGCGGGCTGCTGCTGTCCGCCCAGCTCGCCGAGGCGGGCATCCCGTTCGCGCTCGCGCTCAACATGGCGGACGAGGCCGAGGGGCGCGGCATCCGCATCGACGAGGTCGCCCTGACGAAGGCGCTGCAGGTGGACGTGGTCCGGACGGTGGCGGTGCAGCGCAAGGGGCTCGCCACGCTCCAGGCCCGGCTCGCCTCGGCCCGCCCGTCGCCGTGGCGGCCGCGGTACGACGAGGCGATCGAGGACGCCATCGCGCGCGTCGAGCCCCTCATGCCCCGCGGCGGCATCGGTCCGCGCGCGCTGGCGGTGATGGCGCTGGTGGGGGACGACTCGCTCCGCGCGTACGTCTCCGGCAAGCTCTCGGCGGTCGAGCTGGCGCGCATCGACGAGGTGCGCCGGGTGCTGGCCTCGCGGTACCCCGAGTCGCTGCGCTTCGTGATCGCCCGCCAGCGGCTGGCGGCCGTGGACCGGCTGCACGACGCGGTGCTCACGAAGGGCGACGGCTCGGCGGCGAGCGGGTTCGCCCGCCGGCTCGGCACGTGGTCCACGCACCCGCTCTGGGGGCTGCCCATCCTCGCGGTGGTGCTCGCGGTCGCCTACCTGTTCGTGGGCGACTTCGGCGCCGGCACGGCGGTGGACTTCCTCGAGAACACCGTCTTCCACGAGTACCTTATCCCCTGGACCGACCACCTGGTGCGCTGGATCGTGCCGGCCGGCGCGGTGCAGACGTTCCTGGTCGGGCCGCCGGGCGTCCCGCCCCTGGAGCACGGCGGGTTCCTGATCGGCAAGTACGGCCTGGTGTCGATGGGGCTCTCCTACGGCGTGGCGATCGTGCTGCCCATCGTCACGACGTTCTTCATCGCGTTCAGCATCCTCGAGGACTCCGGGTACCTGCCGCGGCTCGCGGTGATGGTGAACAAGGTCTTCAAGCGGATGGGCCTGAACGGCAAGGCCGTGCTGCCGATGGTGCTGGGGCTCGGCTGCGACACCATGGCCACCATGACCGCGCGCATCATGGAGACGCGGAAGGAGCGGGTGATCGTCACGCTGCTGCTGGCGCTGGCGGTGCCGTGCTCCGCGCAGATGGCGGTCATCCTGGCCATGACCGCCGGCCTCTCCGCCGGGGCCACCGCCTGGTTCGTCGGCACGCTGCTGCTCGTCATCTTCCTGGTGGGCTGGCTCGCGGCCAAGGTGCTGCCCGGGCGCGGCTCGGACTTCATCCTGGAGCTGCCGCCGCTCCGGCTCCCGCAGGCCTCGAACATCGCGGTGAAGACCTCGGCGCGCATCGAGTGGTACCTGCGCGAGGCGCTCCCGCTGTTCGTGCTCGGGACGCTGATCCTGTGGGTGCTCGACCGCTTCCACGGGCTGGCGGTGCTGGAGCGGGCCGCCGCGCCGGTGGTGGTGGGGATGCTCGACCTGCCCCCCGAGGCCGCCACCGCGTTCATCCTGGGCTTCCTGCGCCGCGACTACGCCGCCGCCGGCCTGTTCCGCCACTTCCAGCCCTACATGCAGGCCGGCACCATGACCTGGAACATGGAGATCCAGGTGGTGGTGGCGCTCGTGACGATCACGCTGTTCGTCCCCTGCATCGCGAACTTCTTCATGATCCTGAAGGAGCGCGGCTGGAAGACCGGCCTCGCCATCATGGGCTTCATCATCCCGTTCGCGTTCGGCGTCGGCGCCGCCGTCAACCAGCTCATGCGCCTCGTGCACTAG
- a CDS encoding Fur family transcriptional regulator, with product MKGSSRPREGGGSAQVSGPTATLAAYIQERGLKQSRQRERIAQSFFAMGGHVTVEQLVARVRRDDPRVSVATVYRTMKLLAECGLAVARQFGDGQTRYEASAGRDHHDHLICTACGEIIEFANERIESLQEMVARRHGFEVESHRLELYGRCARCRPPGRARQEARP from the coding sequence ATGAAGGGCTCGAGCAGGCCGCGGGAGGGCGGCGGGTCGGCGCAGGTGTCCGGTCCTACCGCCACGCTCGCCGCGTACATCCAGGAGCGCGGCCTCAAGCAGTCGCGGCAGCGCGAGCGCATCGCCCAGTCGTTCTTCGCGATGGGCGGCCACGTCACGGTGGAGCAGCTCGTCGCCCGCGTGCGCCGGGACGACCCGCGGGTCAGCGTCGCCACGGTCTACCGCACCATGAAGCTGCTGGCCGAGTGCGGCCTGGCGGTGGCGCGGCAGTTCGGCGACGGGCAGACGCGCTACGAGGCGTCGGCCGGGCGCGACCACCACGATCACCTCATCTGCACCGCCTGCGGCGAGATCATCGAGTTCGCGAACGAGCGGATCGAGAGCCTGCAGGAGATGGTGGCGCGCCGCCACGGCTTCGAGGTCGAGAGCCACCGCCTCGAGCTCTACGGCCGCTGCGCCCGGTGCCGCCCGCCGGGCCGCGCCCGCCAGGAGGCGCGCCCGTGA
- a CDS encoding metal-dependent transcriptional regulator has protein sequence MNHRTTHRNEEILEAVFTEREAGRDAAAGILAQAAPDHAPGADASDLEALAAEGMLRLDGTRVALTEEGERQARDVVRRHRLTERLFRDLLDLGEEPMEKQACEFEHILSPEATDSVCTLLGHPPTCPHGKPIPSGPCCGTFQRTVRPLVTGLAAFELGATGRIVFIAPKFHDRMDRLAALGVIPGSTVRLHQRSPSYVIEIGETTIALDPEIAGEIYVKPVEAR, from the coding sequence GTGAATCACCGCACCACGCACCGCAACGAGGAGATCCTGGAGGCGGTCTTCACCGAGCGCGAGGCGGGCCGCGACGCCGCCGCGGGCATCCTCGCGCAGGCGGCGCCCGATCACGCGCCCGGCGCGGACGCGTCCGACCTCGAGGCGCTCGCGGCCGAGGGGATGCTGCGCCTCGACGGGACGCGGGTGGCGCTCACCGAGGAGGGCGAGCGGCAGGCGCGCGACGTGGTCCGCCGGCACCGCCTCACCGAGCGGCTGTTCCGGGACCTGCTCGACCTGGGGGAGGAGCCCATGGAGAAGCAGGCCTGCGAGTTCGAGCACATCCTGTCGCCCGAGGCCACCGACTCGGTCTGCACGCTGCTGGGCCACCCGCCCACCTGCCCGCACGGCAAGCCCATCCCGTCCGGCCCGTGCTGCGGCACGTTCCAGCGCACGGTGCGCCCGCTCGTGACCGGCCTCGCCGCCTTCGAGCTGGGCGCGACCGGCCGCATCGTCTTCATCGCGCCCAAGTTCCACGACCGCATGGACCGGCTCGCCGCGCTCGGGGTCATCCCCGGCTCGACGGTCCGGCTCCACCAGCGCTCGCCCTCGTACGTCATCGAGATCGGCGAGACCACCATCGCCCTCGATCCCGAGATCGCGGGCGAGATCTACGTGAAGCCGGTCGAGGCGCGCTAG
- a CDS encoding FAD:protein FMN transferase gives MLALPALLALLSLAPPPEAELRESRPGMGTLLTVAVVAPPDRARAGIDAAFAVFDRVDRVMNEWRPDSPLSRLNARAGRGWVALPADLCEVLRIARRGARDTGGLFDPTWAAVSDLWRFDGTEQAPPPDEAVRARCALVGWRGLELRARRGGPGCEARLLRAGMKVGLGGLAKGWAVDRAARRLRALGIRNFLLQAGGDLYAAGRRGGAPWHVAIRDPRGGPLDAMAALDVSDRAFSTSGDYEHAFEAGGRRYHHLIDPRTCRPSPASRAATVLARTAVEAEILGKAAFLEGGEAGLARVEAAGAAAILVDGDGAVRVSPALAGRLARAPR, from the coding sequence GTGCTCGCCCTCCCCGCCCTGCTCGCCCTGCTCTCGCTCGCGCCTCCCCCGGAGGCCGAGCTCCGGGAGTCGCGCCCCGGGATGGGAACGCTGCTCACGGTCGCGGTGGTGGCGCCACCGGACCGGGCCCGCGCCGGGATCGACGCCGCGTTCGCGGTCTTCGACCGGGTGGATCGCGTGATGAACGAGTGGCGGCCCGACTCGCCGCTCTCCCGGCTCAACGCCCGCGCCGGCCGCGGCTGGGTGGCCCTGCCCGCCGATCTCTGCGAGGTGCTCCGGATCGCCCGGCGCGGCGCGCGCGACACCGGCGGCCTGTTCGACCCGACCTGGGCGGCGGTGTCGGATCTCTGGCGGTTCGACGGCACCGAGCAGGCGCCCCCGCCCGACGAGGCGGTCCGGGCGCGCTGCGCGCTCGTCGGCTGGCGCGGCCTCGAGCTGCGCGCGCGCCGCGGCGGCCCGGGCTGCGAGGCGCGCCTGCTGCGCGCCGGCATGAAGGTCGGCCTCGGCGGGCTCGCGAAGGGCTGGGCGGTGGACCGGGCCGCCCGGCGCCTCCGCGCGCTCGGCATCCGGAACTTCCTGCTCCAGGCCGGCGGGGACCTGTACGCGGCGGGCCGGCGCGGCGGCGCGCCATGGCACGTCGCCATCCGGGACCCGCGGGGCGGCCCGCTTGACGCCATGGCCGCGCTCGACGTCTCCGACCGCGCCTTCTCCACCAGCGGTGACTACGAGCACGCGTTCGAGGCCGGCGGCCGGCGCTACCACCACCTCATCGACCCGCGCACCTGCCGCCCCTCCCCGGCGAGCCGCGCGGCGACGGTGCTGGCCCGGACCGCGGTGGAGGCCGAGATCCTGGGGAAGGCGGCGTTCCTGGAGGGCGGCGAGGCGGGGCTGGCGCGCGTCGAGGCGGCCGGCGCGGCGGCGATCCTGGTGGACGGCGACGGGGCGGTGCGCGTCTCGCCGGCGCTCGCCGGCCGGCTGGCGCGCGCCCCCCGGTGA
- a CDS encoding FMN-binding protein yields the protein MARALLMGLATAAALAAGGAAAGEAGPAPAKDEAVVRSAFPGTERVEVRDVLLTDPMVERIERLARARVKERLVTFYTARRGGQVLGYAVIHSHVVRTKRETLLLAFEPDGRIRKVTVLAFLEPQEYRPPERWLRQLEGKGPADRLAVGDDLAPITGATLSARGIAEESRWLLQALRETAGARP from the coding sequence ATGGCGCGCGCGCTGCTCATGGGGCTGGCCACCGCCGCGGCGCTCGCCGCCGGCGGGGCCGCCGCCGGCGAGGCGGGCCCGGCCCCGGCGAAGGACGAGGCGGTGGTCCGGTCCGCGTTCCCGGGCACGGAGCGGGTGGAGGTCCGCGACGTGCTGCTCACCGACCCGATGGTCGAGCGCATCGAGCGTCTGGCCCGGGCCCGGGTGAAGGAGCGCCTGGTGACGTTCTACACGGCGCGGCGAGGCGGTCAGGTGCTCGGGTACGCGGTGATCCACAGCCACGTGGTCCGGACGAAGCGCGAGACGCTGCTCCTCGCGTTCGAGCCGGACGGGCGCATCCGCAAGGTCACGGTGCTCGCCTTCCTCGAGCCGCAGGAGTACCGGCCGCCGGAGCGCTGGCTGCGGCAGCTCGAGGGGAAGGGGCCCGCGGACCGGCTGGCGGTGGGCGACGACCTCGCGCCCATCACCGGCGCCACGCTCTCCGCGCGCGGCATCGCCGAGGAGTCGCGCTGGCTGCTCCAGGCGCTGCGCGAGACCGCGGGGGCGCGGCCGTGA
- a CDS encoding DHA2 family efflux MFS transporter permease subunit, whose protein sequence is MSAARPPTNKWLVTVSVTFGTLMGAIDASIVNVALPQIRGAVGATVQEITWITTGFAIATVIVMPLTAFLGRLFGQKRVYMACLLVFVAGSALCGMASNLGQVVAFRAIQGLGAGALQPTEQAILRQTFPPKEQGMAMALFAMAVMVGPAIGPTLGGYIVDDFHWSWIFFINLPVGALGLFMVWRFVHEPEDIRAANAAAAAEQRRNMDWLGIALLAVGLATLQYFLEEGQRDDWFESRTITAVAAVAALALALFVWRELVAKVPAVNLRLFRDTVFTSGTVIGAVMFAILMASMFLLPLFMQELLGFTAMQSGLALMPRVLVMMLVTPVVGRLYSRVSPRLLVAIGVVLVSLGSFDVSRITLESTSSGIVHAILIQGVGFSFLFVPLTTAALSNVPRARLADATGLNSLLRQVGASMGLAVFATLLERSGVHARAAVASHLTPDRPEVQERLAQLGAFFAQRGFDPVSAREAALRALDGVVRKQSMVIAFEQVLFVTGLLFLCVLPLLYFLKVNRHGPNEKVHVEMEP, encoded by the coding sequence GTGAGCGCCGCGCGGCCGCCCACCAACAAGTGGCTGGTGACCGTGTCGGTCACCTTCGGCACGCTCATGGGCGCCATCGACGCGTCCATCGTGAACGTGGCGCTGCCGCAGATCCGCGGCGCGGTCGGCGCGACGGTGCAGGAGATCACCTGGATCACCACCGGCTTCGCCATCGCCACGGTGATCGTCATGCCGCTGACCGCGTTCCTGGGCCGGCTGTTCGGCCAGAAGCGCGTCTACATGGCCTGCCTGCTGGTGTTCGTGGCGGGCTCGGCGCTGTGCGGGATGGCCTCGAACCTCGGCCAGGTGGTCGCGTTCCGGGCCATCCAGGGGCTCGGCGCGGGCGCGCTGCAGCCCACCGAGCAGGCCATCCTGCGCCAGACCTTCCCGCCCAAGGAGCAGGGCATGGCCATGGCGCTGTTCGCGATGGCCGTGATGGTCGGGCCCGCCATCGGCCCGACGCTGGGCGGCTACATCGTGGACGACTTCCACTGGTCCTGGATCTTCTTCATCAACCTGCCGGTGGGCGCGCTCGGCCTGTTCATGGTCTGGCGCTTCGTGCACGAGCCGGAGGACATCCGCGCCGCGAACGCGGCGGCCGCGGCCGAGCAGCGCCGGAACATGGACTGGCTCGGCATCGCGCTGCTCGCGGTCGGGCTGGCCACGCTCCAGTACTTCCTGGAGGAGGGCCAGCGGGACGACTGGTTCGAGTCGCGCACCATCACCGCGGTGGCCGCGGTCGCGGCGCTGGCGCTGGCGCTGTTCGTGTGGCGCGAGCTGGTGGCGAAGGTGCCGGCCGTGAACCTGCGGCTGTTCCGCGACACGGTGTTCACCTCCGGCACGGTGATCGGCGCGGTCATGTTCGCGATCCTGATGGCGAGCATGTTCCTGCTGCCGCTCTTCATGCAGGAGCTGCTCGGCTTCACCGCCATGCAGTCCGGGCTCGCGCTGATGCCGCGCGTGCTCGTGATGATGCTGGTCACGCCCGTGGTCGGCCGGCTCTACTCGCGCGTCTCGCCGCGGCTGCTGGTGGCCATCGGCGTGGTGCTGGTGTCGCTCGGCTCCTTCGACGTCTCCCGCATCACGCTGGAGAGCACCTCCTCCGGCATCGTCCACGCCATCCTGATCCAGGGCGTGGGCTTCAGCTTCCTGTTCGTCCCCCTCACCACCGCCGCGCTCTCCAACGTCCCGCGCGCCCGGCTGGCGGACGCGACCGGGCTGAACTCGCTGCTCCGCCAGGTGGGGGCGTCGATGGGCCTCGCCGTCTTCGCGACGCTGCTCGAGCGCTCCGGCGTCCACGCCCGCGCCGCGGTCGCGAGCCACCTCACCCCGGACCGGCCCGAGGTGCAGGAGCGGCTCGCGCAGCTCGGCGCCTTCTTCGCCCAGCGGGGCTTCGACCCGGTGTCGGCCCGCGAGGCGGCGCTCCGGGCGCTGGACGGCGTCGTCCGCAAGCAGTCGATGGTGATCGCCTTCGAGCAGGTGCTGTTCGTCACGGGGCTCCTGTTCCTGTGCGTGCTCCCGCTGCTCTACTTCCTCAAGGTGAACCGGCACGGACCGAACGAGAAGGTCCACGTCGAGATGGAGCCGTGA
- a CDS encoding TetR/AcrR family transcriptional regulator, producing the protein MSTRSQEVPRLRERLREETGRAILAAAERVFGEDGLHAARMERIAAAAGVAVGTLYNHFADRDALVEALCRAGREALLARVDAALAAAQDRPARDQLRGFLEGVREHAIARGPFLAVLAQAGEGPARARPPVTLDAELTRRVEAIVRRGVRAGELRPDAHGVHAVAFLGIARALVVRTLERRGSWEGFVDAALDAFLRGAGR; encoded by the coding sequence ATGAGCACGCGTTCCCAGGAGGTCCCCCGGCTGCGGGAGCGGCTCCGCGAGGAGACGGGGCGGGCCATCCTCGCCGCGGCCGAGCGCGTGTTCGGGGAGGACGGGCTGCACGCGGCGCGGATGGAGCGGATCGCCGCCGCCGCGGGCGTGGCGGTGGGCACGCTCTACAACCACTTCGCCGATCGCGACGCGCTGGTCGAGGCGCTGTGCCGGGCCGGGCGCGAGGCGCTCCTCGCGCGCGTGGACGCGGCGCTCGCGGCGGCGCAGGACCGCCCCGCGCGCGACCAGCTCCGCGGCTTCCTGGAGGGCGTGCGCGAGCACGCGATCGCGCGCGGCCCGTTCCTGGCGGTCCTGGCGCAGGCCGGCGAGGGCCCGGCGCGGGCGCGGCCGCCGGTGACGCTCGACGCCGAGCTGACGCGGCGGGTCGAGGCGATCGTCCGGCGCGGGGTGCGCGCGGGCGAGCTCCGGCCGGACGCGCACGGCGTCCACGCGGTCGCGTTCCTTGGGATCGCCCGGGCGCTGGTGGTGCGCACGCTCGAGCGGCGGGGGAGCTGGGAGGGGTTCGTGGACGCGGCGCTCGACGCGTTCCTGCGCGGGGCGGGGCGGTGA
- a CDS encoding HEAT repeat domain-containing protein encodes MSPAAPNGARVPAFVRALRWILYALLLVAAVLTLAGLPELQRAVAAGHWPRATLALPPALVAVFIAGYATYRFALVRAGRYPAGKALVQLGLMVLMVAVIGGIALERGQGIPDAPVDLARALASADPDARAMAAELARHRPREVSERLVPALVELAADPAPEVRRQARASLAALAGEDAGGDGPDAPERWRAFWRARGLIPR; translated from the coding sequence ATGTCACCTGCTGCGCCGAACGGCGCGCGCGTCCCGGCGTTCGTGCGCGCCCTCCGGTGGATCCTGTACGCGTTGCTGCTCGTCGCCGCCGTGCTCACGCTGGCCGGCCTCCCCGAGCTGCAGCGCGCCGTGGCCGCGGGGCACTGGCCGCGCGCCACCCTCGCCCTCCCGCCCGCGCTCGTGGCGGTGTTCATCGCCGGCTACGCCACCTACCGCTTCGCGCTGGTCCGCGCCGGCCGCTACCCGGCCGGCAAGGCGCTGGTGCAGCTTGGCCTGATGGTGCTGATGGTGGCGGTGATCGGCGGCATCGCGCTCGAGCGCGGGCAGGGGATCCCGGACGCCCCGGTGGACCTGGCCCGCGCGCTCGCCTCGGCCGACCCGGATGCCCGCGCCATGGCGGCGGAGCTGGCGCGGCACCGCCCGCGCGAGGTCTCCGAGCGGCTGGTGCCGGCGCTGGTGGAGCTGGCGGCGGACCCGGCGCCGGAGGTGCGGCGGCAGGCGCGCGCCAGCCTCGCGGCGCTGGCGGGCGAGGACGCCGGCGGGGACGGCCCGGACGCGCCGGAGCGCTGGCGCGCGTTCTGGCGCGCGCGGGGCCTGATCCCGCGCTAG